In a genomic window of Methylovirgula sp. 4M-Z18:
- a CDS encoding PHA/PHB synthase family protein: MSSDKHTQAPKTDKDDQTLADQVTDNLLGPNPFIGLRPQDIMASFQVLAKEALRNPMLVVEQEAALVRDLVAVIAGQSELAPSKGDKRFNDEAWMQNPLYRTMLQGYVAWTNALQGFVERTDLDDRTKERARFAVSLFADAFAPTNAILTNPAALRKTVATKGQNVLDGLKNFVDDIRNNGGLPSQVNREAFTVGENLALSAGKVVFRNPLLELIQYAPTTDTVFERPHLIIPPEINKFYVFDLAPGRSIVEYLVKHGLQIFVVSWRNPSEAQSHWGIDAYVAALDEAIAAMRDITGSNDFIIHAACSGAMTAAALAAHYANTGDTGIQAMTMMVAVLGQIRDGTLALFATDETAGAAKLASQTKGILDGTEMNRIFAWLRPNDLVWNFWVNNYLMGNPPPAFDILYWSNDSTRLPAKFHAELIDIFRDNRLIHPGAMKVLGKPIDLSKLSFDKMFVAGTTDHITPWKGVYQSARSFGGKNDFILSNSGHIQSLINPPTNAKAKFFLNPALPASPDDWLREATPTSGSWWDLWRNWSIDHSGGQRSAPKTLGSEAHPPLGDAPGTYVVEA, from the coding sequence ATGAGCAGCGACAAGCACACCCAAGCACCGAAGACTGACAAGGACGATCAAACGCTCGCCGATCAGGTGACCGACAATCTGCTCGGCCCCAATCCCTTCATCGGCCTCAGGCCGCAGGACATCATGGCGAGCTTTCAGGTGCTCGCAAAGGAAGCCTTGCGCAATCCGATGCTGGTGGTCGAACAGGAAGCCGCGCTCGTGCGCGACCTCGTGGCGGTCATCGCCGGGCAATCGGAGCTCGCGCCCTCGAAAGGCGACAAACGATTCAACGACGAAGCATGGATGCAAAATCCGCTCTACCGCACGATGCTGCAAGGCTATGTGGCGTGGACGAATGCACTGCAGGGTTTCGTCGAGCGCACCGACCTCGACGATCGCACCAAGGAGCGGGCGCGTTTCGCGGTTTCGCTCTTTGCCGACGCCTTCGCGCCCACCAACGCCATTCTGACCAACCCCGCGGCGCTGCGCAAAACTGTTGCGACGAAAGGACAAAACGTTCTCGACGGGTTGAAGAATTTCGTCGATGACATACGCAACAACGGCGGCCTGCCGTCGCAGGTAAACCGCGAGGCCTTCACGGTCGGTGAGAATTTGGCCTTGTCGGCGGGCAAGGTGGTGTTCCGCAATCCGCTGCTGGAGCTCATTCAATATGCGCCGACGACCGACACGGTCTTCGAGCGGCCGCATCTCATCATTCCGCCGGAGATCAACAAGTTTTACGTGTTCGATCTGGCGCCCGGACGGAGCATCGTCGAATATCTCGTCAAGCACGGCCTGCAAATCTTCGTCGTCAGTTGGCGCAACCCGAGCGAAGCGCAAAGCCACTGGGGCATAGACGCTTATGTGGCGGCGCTCGACGAAGCGATTGCGGCCATGCGCGACATCACCGGCTCGAACGATTTCATCATTCATGCGGCCTGCTCGGGCGCCATGACGGCGGCAGCGCTCGCCGCCCATTATGCCAACACGGGCGACACCGGCATTCAAGCGATGACGATGATGGTGGCGGTGCTCGGGCAAATCCGCGATGGCACGCTGGCGCTTTTCGCCACGGACGAAACCGCGGGCGCGGCCAAGCTTGCCTCGCAGACCAAAGGCATTCTCGACGGCACCGAAATGAATCGCATCTTCGCCTGGTTGCGGCCGAATGATCTCGTCTGGAATTTCTGGGTCAACAATTATCTCATGGGCAATCCACCGCCCGCTTTCGACATCCTGTATTGGAGCAACGATTCGACGCGGCTGCCGGCGAAATTCCATGCTGAACTGATCGACATTTTCCGCGACAACCGCCTGATCCACCCGGGCGCGATGAAAGTTCTCGGCAAGCCCATCGATCTGTCGAAATTGTCCTTCGACAAAATGTTCGTCGCCGGAACGACGGACCATATCACACCGTGGAAGGGCGTCTATCAATCGGCGCGGAGCTTCGGCGGCAAGAACGATTTCATCTTGAGCAACAGCGGCCACATCCAGAGCCTGATCAATCCGCCGACGAATGCGAAGGCCAAGTTCTTTCTCAACCCTGCCCTGCCCGCGTCCCCCGACGACTGGCTGAGAGAGGCGACGCCGACGAGCGGATCCTGGTGGGACCTGTGGCGCAATTGGTCCATCGACCATTCGGGCGGCCAGCGGTCCGCGCCGAAAACCCTCGGCAGCGAAGCCCATCCTCCGTTGGGCGATGCCCCGGGAACCTATGTGGTCGAGGCTTGA
- a CDS encoding potassium transporter Kup, translated as MSESGSPKGALPALSLAALGVVFGDIGTSPLYTFKTVLDLTGAKPEAATIMGSASLILWTLFIITTIKYVNFAMRVDNDGEGGILALMSLLGVKKQNRPVIVAAGLFGAALIYGDGAITPAISVLSALEGVEQITPSLTPYVLFGAVAILIALFVVQPMGTARIGRTFGPIMLFWFVVMAIMGVYGIAQYPEVLWAINPVYGLKFLLSGGLAGFLVLGGVFLCVTGAEALYADMGHFGPLPIRLAWNSIVFPSLVINYLGQAAIVLNGEPTETNIFYHLCPPALLTPLIALATVATIIASQSIITGAFSMTRQAIQLGWMPRFDIRQTSAEGYGQIYVGAVNWLLMLATLGLTVGFGKSDNLAAAYGIAVSMTMLMTSVLLFIAMREIWGWNIALAGAVAAIFLIVDTSFFVANMAKVLEGGYVPLLMAIIVYGAMWIWHRGSTAIHACMQSATESADTFKQKLQSGNVVRVPGSAVFLTMTGNGVPAVMRWHVELNHALQERVAVVRWSILPVPRVASGKRFTVQQEAPNVWIIEANYGFIETPDLPKLLPLCKEQGCALDPGDVTYYIGRTSITAREDGKGLPAWIRVPFAFMSRNSARLSDYLRLPNDKLVEIGRQFPI; from the coding sequence TTGTCTGAATCCGGTTCCCCCAAAGGCGCATTGCCGGCCTTAAGTCTTGCCGCCCTCGGCGTCGTCTTCGGCGATATTGGCACCAGCCCCCTCTACACGTTCAAGACGGTTCTCGATCTGACCGGCGCCAAGCCGGAGGCCGCGACCATCATGGGCTCCGCGTCGCTGATCCTATGGACCTTGTTCATCATCACGACGATCAAATACGTGAATTTCGCCATGCGCGTCGACAATGACGGCGAAGGCGGCATTCTCGCGCTGATGTCGCTGCTCGGCGTCAAGAAGCAGAATCGCCCGGTCATCGTGGCGGCCGGATTGTTCGGCGCGGCGCTGATCTATGGCGACGGCGCCATCACGCCGGCAATCTCGGTTCTCTCGGCGCTCGAAGGCGTCGAGCAGATCACCCCGTCTCTGACACCCTACGTTCTGTTCGGCGCGGTCGCGATCCTGATTGCCCTCTTCGTCGTGCAGCCCATGGGCACCGCCAGGATCGGGCGCACCTTCGGACCGATCATGCTGTTCTGGTTCGTCGTCATGGCGATCATGGGCGTTTACGGCATCGCGCAATATCCGGAGGTCCTCTGGGCGATCAATCCGGTCTACGGCCTTAAATTTCTGCTGTCGGGCGGCCTCGCCGGTTTCCTGGTGCTGGGCGGCGTGTTCCTGTGCGTGACCGGCGCCGAGGCGCTTTATGCCGATATGGGGCATTTCGGGCCGCTGCCGATTCGCCTCGCCTGGAACAGCATCGTCTTCCCGAGCCTGGTGATTAATTACCTCGGCCAGGCCGCGATCGTGCTCAACGGCGAGCCAACCGAGACCAATATCTTCTACCATCTCTGTCCGCCGGCGCTGCTGACGCCCCTGATCGCGCTCGCCACGGTCGCGACCATCATCGCCAGCCAGTCAATCATCACCGGCGCCTTTTCGATGACCCGCCAGGCCATTCAGCTCGGCTGGATGCCGCGTTTCGACATCCGGCAAACCTCGGCGGAAGGCTATGGCCAAATCTATGTCGGCGCGGTCAACTGGCTGTTGATGCTCGCAACCCTGGGGCTGACCGTCGGCTTCGGCAAATCGGACAATCTGGCGGCGGCCTATGGCATCGCCGTATCGATGACGATGCTGATGACCTCGGTGCTGCTCTTCATCGCCATGCGCGAGATCTGGGGCTGGAACATCGCCCTGGCCGGTGCGGTTGCTGCGATCTTCCTGATCGTAGATACGAGCTTCTTCGTTGCCAACATGGCAAAAGTGCTGGAAGGCGGCTACGTCCCGCTGCTGATGGCGATCATCGTGTATGGCGCCATGTGGATCTGGCACCGCGGGTCGACGGCGATCCATGCCTGCATGCAGAGCGCAACCGAGAGTGCCGACACGTTCAAGCAAAAGCTGCAATCCGGCAATGTCGTGCGCGTGCCGGGCAGCGCCGTGTTCCTGACCATGACGGGCAATGGCGTGCCGGCCGTGATGCGCTGGCACGTCGAACTCAACCATGCCCTGCAGGAACGGGTCGCCGTCGTGCGCTGGTCCATTCTGCCGGTGCCCCGCGTCGCGAGCGGCAAACGCTTCACGGTACAGCAGGAAGCGCCCAACGTCTGGATCATCGAGGCGAATTACGGCTTCATCGAAACGCCGGACCTGCCCAAACTTCTGCCGCTGTGCAAGGAACAAGGCTGCGCCCTCGATCCCGGCGACGTGACCTATTACATCGGCCGCACCAGCATCACCGCACGCGAGGATGGTAAAGGCCTGCCCGCCTGGATCCGCGTGCCCTTCGCCTTCATGAGCCGCAATTCGGCCCGCTTGAGCGATTATCTGCGCCTGCCCAACGACAAGCTGGTCGAAATCGGCCGGCAATTCCCGATTTAG
- a CDS encoding NRAMP family divalent metal transporter: MTLRIDPNTTAGAVLDQAHIGHIQGALGTIHKDDIGPRANLRHRLLTLLAIVGPGLIVMVGDNDAGAFSTYSQAGQNYGTSLLWTLLLLIPVLYVNQEMVLRLGAVTGVGHARLILERFGKFWGAFSVIDLFLLNALTIVTEFIGISLALDYLGFNKIVGVAISAAVIMISAGTGSFRRFERFALFLCLGSLLLVPIFFMVHPDLGQMTHDLVVPQLPVLPEGGKLSDVILLIISIVGTTIAPWQLFFQQSYVIDKRITPRFIRYGRIDLWIGIAVVIVGAVAMIAFAAATFAGQPEAGNFTDAGAVAAGIDKYVGHLPGVLFAIALIDAAVIGACAVSLSTAYAIGDVFSVNHSLHRKPTEMKAFYAVYCGILAVGAALVVTPGVPLGQLTNAVQALAGVLLPSATVFLLLLCNDKPVLGPWVNRRGMNLFTGGVIAALVLMSVILTASVLFPDQTDATVICWILGVGSVLAIVVALVSGAFKSASADTQDAFPAGARDTWRMPPLHKLPAMNMSNKSRIWMITLRAYLVIAAGLVLVRIVVLAISGA, translated from the coding sequence ATGACCTTGCGTATCGACCCCAACACCACGGCTGGCGCCGTGCTCGACCAAGCCCATATCGGCCATATCCAAGGCGCATTGGGCACGATCCACAAAGATGATATCGGCCCGCGGGCCAATTTGCGGCACCGTCTGCTGACGCTTCTGGCGATTGTCGGCCCCGGCCTCATCGTCATGGTCGGCGACAATGACGCCGGCGCCTTTTCGACCTATTCGCAGGCCGGCCAGAACTACGGCACCTCGCTGCTATGGACCTTGCTGCTGCTGATCCCGGTGCTTTACGTGAACCAGGAAATGGTGCTGCGGCTCGGCGCCGTGACCGGCGTCGGCCATGCGCGCCTGATCTTGGAGCGTTTCGGCAAATTCTGGGGCGCCTTCAGCGTCATCGACCTGTTCCTGTTGAACGCACTGACCATCGTCACCGAATTCATCGGCATCTCGCTGGCGCTCGATTATCTCGGCTTCAACAAGATCGTCGGCGTCGCGATTTCTGCTGCCGTGATCATGATCTCGGCCGGCACCGGCAGCTTCCGCCGCTTCGAACGGTTCGCGCTGTTCCTGTGCCTCGGCAGCCTGCTGCTCGTGCCGATCTTCTTCATGGTCCATCCGGATCTCGGCCAGATGACCCATGATCTCGTTGTGCCGCAACTGCCAGTGCTACCGGAAGGCGGCAAGCTGAGCGATGTCATTCTCTTGATCATCAGCATCGTCGGCACGACAATCGCGCCCTGGCAATTGTTCTTCCAGCAGTCCTATGTGATCGACAAGCGCATCACCCCGCGCTTCATCCGATACGGCCGCATCGATCTGTGGATCGGCATCGCCGTCGTGATCGTCGGCGCCGTGGCGATGATCGCCTTCGCAGCCGCGACCTTTGCAGGACAGCCGGAAGCCGGCAATTTCACCGACGCGGGCGCGGTTGCCGCCGGCATCGACAAATATGTCGGCCATCTGCCGGGCGTCCTGTTCGCGATCGCGCTCATCGACGCGGCGGTCATCGGTGCCTGCGCGGTGTCGCTGTCCACCGCCTATGCGATCGGTGACGTGTTCTCGGTCAATCACTCGCTGCATCGCAAGCCGACCGAGATGAAGGCCTTTTATGCGGTCTATTGCGGCATCCTCGCCGTCGGCGCCGCGCTCGTCGTCACACCCGGTGTGCCGCTCGGCCAGTTGACCAACGCGGTGCAGGCCCTTGCCGGCGTGCTGCTGCCAAGCGCAACCGTGTTCCTGCTGCTGCTGTGCAACGACAAGCCGGTGCTCGGCCCGTGGGTCAACAGGCGGGGCATGAACCTCTTCACCGGCGGCGTGATCGCGGCGCTCGTGCTGATGTCGGTCATCCTCACCGCCTCGGTCCTGTTCCCGGACCAGACCGATGCGACCGTGATTTGCTGGATTCTCGGTGTCGGTTCGGTGCTCGCAATTGTCGTCGCCCTGGTCAGCGGCGCCTTCAAAAGCGCCTCGGCCGACACGCAAGATGCCTTCCCGGCCGGTGCGCGCGACACGTGGCGCATGCCGCCGCTGCACAAGCTGCCTGCCATGAACATGTCAAATAAGAGCCGTATCTGGATGATCACGCTGCGTGCTTATCTCGTGATTGCTGCCGGATTGGTGCTGGTGCGGATCGTCGTCCTCGCCATCAGCGGCGCTTGA
- a CDS encoding biotin transporter BioY: MRNATTPFVPFSLAGSDLARKSVAVLIGVAALTLASKIQVPMLPVPMTMQTFAVVMVGALCGARLGLVTVLAWLALTLLGVPLIAEWVAGPAPFVGPTAGYLASFPLMAVLMGWLAERGWTNNLVLSGLAMVLANVVCFVLGWAWLATLIGADKALAFGVTPFLLGSVVKCALGVALVEALRRNVKSA, encoded by the coding sequence ATGCGCAATGCCACGACACCTTTCGTCCCCTTCAGCCTGGCGGGCAGCGATCTCGCGCGAAAGTCGGTCGCGGTTTTGATCGGTGTTGCCGCGCTGACCCTGGCGTCCAAAATTCAGGTGCCGATGCTGCCGGTGCCGATGACGATGCAGACCTTCGCGGTGGTCATGGTCGGCGCCCTGTGCGGCGCGCGCCTCGGCCTTGTCACCGTCCTGGCCTGGCTCGCTTTGACCTTGCTCGGGGTGCCGCTGATTGCCGAATGGGTGGCGGGGCCCGCGCCGTTCGTGGGCCCCACCGCCGGCTATCTCGCCTCCTTCCCGCTCATGGCAGTGCTCATGGGCTGGCTCGCCGAACGCGGCTGGACCAATAATCTCGTCCTGTCGGGTCTCGCGATGGTCTTGGCCAACGTCGTGTGCTTCGTGCTGGGCTGGGCCTGGCTCGCGACGCTTATCGGTGCCGATAAGGCGCTCGCGTTCGGCGTCACGCCGTTCCTCCTCGGCTCGGTCGTCAAATGCGCCCTCGGTGTGGCGCTGGTGGAAGCGCTGCGTCGCAACGTCAAATCGGCTTGA
- a CDS encoding acyl-CoA dehydrogenase family protein: MTAAAAPKDAFKTPPVNGDFYQIADVLNAEERGILARVRDFAETTVAPIIEDYWARDKFPFEIIPKIAALGIGGIGYEGYGCAGGSMLLNGFICMELARVDSSVATFYGVHTGLSAGSIYLCGNEEQKQRWLPAMMRFEKIGSFGLTEPDVGSATSGGMTTTCRRENDAWILNGQKKWIGNSTFADLNVIWARDEASNQVKGFVVGKENPGFSVQKIENKMALRVVQNGLITLRNCRVPEADRLQNANSFKDTAKVLRMTRTGVAWFAVGCQMGAYEHALRYALHRKQFDRLIGGFQLVQDLLVKMLGNVTATQSMMLRLAQLQDQGKMTDEHASLAKAYCTVKCRETVGYARELLGGNGILLDEHIGRFVADAEAIYSYEGTREMNTLIVGKAITGLSAFV; this comes from the coding sequence ATGACGGCCGCTGCTGCCCCCAAGGACGCGTTCAAAACGCCGCCGGTGAACGGCGACTTCTATCAAATCGCCGATGTCCTGAATGCCGAGGAGCGCGGGATACTCGCGCGCGTCCGCGATTTCGCCGAAACGACCGTCGCGCCGATCATCGAAGATTATTGGGCACGGGACAAATTTCCGTTCGAAATCATCCCCAAGATTGCGGCGCTCGGCATCGGCGGCATCGGCTATGAGGGCTACGGCTGCGCCGGCGGCAGCATGCTGCTGAACGGCTTCATCTGCATGGAACTGGCGCGGGTCGATTCGTCGGTCGCGACATTCTACGGCGTCCATACCGGCTTGTCGGCCGGCTCCATCTACCTGTGCGGCAACGAAGAGCAGAAGCAGCGCTGGCTGCCGGCCATGATGCGCTTCGAAAAAATCGGCTCCTTCGGCCTGACCGAACCGGACGTCGGCTCGGCCACGTCGGGCGGCATGACGACGACATGCCGCCGCGAGAACGACGCTTGGATTCTGAACGGGCAAAAGAAATGGATCGGCAATTCGACCTTCGCCGATCTCAACGTCATCTGGGCGCGCGACGAAGCAAGCAACCAGGTGAAAGGCTTCGTGGTCGGCAAAGAGAACCCCGGCTTCTCGGTACAAAAAATCGAAAACAAGATGGCGCTGCGCGTCGTGCAGAACGGCCTGATCACGCTGCGGAACTGCCGCGTGCCGGAAGCCGACCGTTTGCAGAATGCCAACAGCTTCAAGGATACGGCCAAGGTCCTGCGCATGACGCGCACGGGCGTCGCGTGGTTCGCCGTCGGCTGCCAGATGGGCGCCTATGAACACGCGTTGCGCTACGCACTGCACCGCAAGCAATTCGACCGCCTGATCGGCGGCTTCCAACTCGTGCAGGACCTGCTCGTCAAAATGCTCGGCAACGTCACCGCGACGCAAAGCATGATGCTGCGCCTCGCGCAATTGCAGGACCAGGGCAAGATGACCGACGAACATGCCTCGCTCGCCAAGGCCTATTGCACTGTCAAATGCCGCGAGACCGTCGGCTATGCGCGAGAACTCTTGGGCGGCAACGGCATTCTGCTCGACGAACATATCGGCCGCTTCGTCGCCGATGCGGAGGCGATCTATTCATACGAAGGCACGCGCGAAATGAACACGCTGATCGTCGGCAAGGCCATCACGGGATTGAGCGCGTTCGTCTAG
- a CDS encoding ParB-like protein codes for MRLSREPHIQPVAIEALRPTQITVGMREVKAKQRNWRKRKEEKKADFLGTHLIPVIWGPKAEYYVIDHHHLCRALLEEGEENIATTVVADLRKLEQDAFWIFLDNRGWMHPFDAKGRRRAYDDLPKSIADMEDDPFRSLAGELRLMGGYAKDTTPFSEFLWADFLRRRIKRKDVQKDFNAALEAALALAKGEDSNFLPGWCGPVERP; via the coding sequence ATGAGATTGTCCCGCGAACCACACATTCAACCCGTTGCCATCGAGGCCTTGCGCCCGACTCAGATCACGGTCGGCATGCGCGAAGTGAAAGCCAAGCAGAGGAATTGGCGCAAGCGTAAGGAGGAGAAGAAGGCCGACTTTCTCGGCACCCATCTCATTCCGGTCATCTGGGGCCCGAAAGCGGAATATTATGTGATCGACCATCACCATCTGTGCCGGGCACTGCTTGAAGAGGGCGAAGAGAACATCGCGACCACGGTGGTGGCCGATTTGCGCAAGTTGGAGCAGGACGCCTTCTGGATTTTCCTCGACAATCGCGGCTGGATGCATCCGTTTGACGCCAAAGGGCGGCGCCGCGCCTACGACGACCTGCCGAAATCGATTGCGGACATGGAGGACGACCCGTTCCGCAGCCTTGCCGGCGAATTGCGCCTGATGGGGGGCTATGCTAAGGACACGACGCCGTTCAGCGAGTTCCTGTGGGCGGATTTTCTGCGCCGCCGGATCAAACGCAAGGACGTGCAAAAAGATTTCAATGCCGCGCTGGAAGCAGCGCTGGCCCTGGCAAAAGGCGAAGACAGCAACTTTTTGCCAGGATGGTGTGGTCCAGTGGAGCGGCCATGA
- a CDS encoding DUF1284 domain-containing protein has product MVVRLRGHHLNCILTYLGRGYSPGFVLNMDEIVTRLRAGAIVEIVTGPDDLCRPLLAEQAAPHCLNDSVVARDARALQALGGLLGRDLDVGDRLALDAALLSDLRSAFASGSTRAACAGCEWSSLCDAIAASGFTETKL; this is encoded by the coding sequence ATGGTCGTCCGACTGCGCGGCCATCACCTCAATTGCATTCTGACCTATCTTGGCCGGGGCTACAGCCCCGGCTTTGTTTTGAATATGGACGAGATCGTGACGCGGCTGCGAGCCGGCGCCATCGTCGAAATCGTCACCGGGCCGGATGATCTGTGCCGTCCGCTGCTGGCGGAGCAGGCGGCGCCGCACTGCCTCAACGACAGCGTCGTCGCGCGGGATGCGCGGGCGCTGCAAGCGCTCGGGGGCCTGTTAGGCCGCGACCTGGACGTGGGAGATCGCTTGGCGCTCGATGCGGCGCTTCTGAGCGATCTTCGCTCAGCCTTCGCGAGCGGGTCGACGCGAGCCGCATGCGCGGGCTGCGAATGGTCGAGCCTCTGCGACGCGATCGCGGCGTCGGGATTCACCGAGACGAAATTGTGA